From Solea solea chromosome 20, fSolSol10.1, whole genome shotgun sequence, one genomic window encodes:
- the LOC131447196 gene encoding protein C1orf43 homolog isoform X1, producing the protein MSESSPLSGVNVVLVMAYGSLVFVLLFIFVKRQIMRFAMRSRRGPHAPIGHNAPKGLREEIDSKLSTVQEICFEPRLLSEEDDRLKQGLQISCYNYLYRMKALDAIRDSEIPLEEISRSPSAFTGRNFRNWLLELRNSHSLIKSSHSTLIDRLLEGYDSARHGTGVFGEAEFLEYKQALRELADVVKAYSSTTSLDQQHQSAAKDLTGSPVRGTPSTIQVTYLPSTGQRSKRPKHFLELKSFKDNYNTLESTL; encoded by the exons ATGTCAGAGTCGTCGCCTCTGTCGGgggttaatgttgttttagtcATGGCCTATGGGAGTTTG GTGTTTGTCCTACTGTTTATCTTCGTCAAAAGGCAAATCATGCGTTTTGCAATGAGATCCCGGCGGGGACCACACGCACCAATTGGTCACAATGCTCCTAAG GGTTTGAGGGAGGAGATTGACTCCAAACTGTCCACAGTCCAAGAGATCTGCTTCGAACCTCGTCTCCTATCAGAGGAAGACGATAGGCTAAAGCAGGGATTACAGATTA GTTGTTACAACTACCTGTACAGAATGAAAGCTCTGGATGCCATCCGTGACTCAG AAATTCCTCTGGAGGAGATAAGCCGAAGTCCCAGTGCATTTACAGGACGCAACTTCAGAAACTGGCTCCTAGAATTGCGCAACTCACACTCTCTGATAAAGAGCAGCCACAGTACACTGATTGACCGCCTGCTAGAGGGCTACGACAGTGCTCGCCATGGAACTGGG GTGTTCGGGGAGGCTGAGTTTCTTGAATACAAGCAGGCTCTGAGAGAACTAGCTGACGT GGTGAAGGCCTATTCCAGCACCACCAGTCTGGACCAGCAGCACCAGTCTGCAGCAAAGGACCTGACAGGATCTCCTGTTCGTGGTACTCCTTCCACCATCCAGGTCACCTACCTGCCCTCTACTGGCCAGCGCAGCAAAAGGCCCAAACACTTTTTGGAGCTCAAAAGTTTCAAGGACAACTACAACACACTGGAGAGTACACTGTGA
- the LOC131447196 gene encoding protein C1orf43 homolog isoform X2: MRFAMRSRRGPHAPIGHNAPKGLREEIDSKLSTVQEICFEPRLLSEEDDRLKQGLQISCYNYLYRMKALDAIRDSEIPLEEISRSPSAFTGRNFRNWLLELRNSHSLIKSSHSTLIDRLLEGYDSARHGTGVFGEAEFLEYKQALRELADVVKAYSSTTSLDQQHQSAAKDLTGSPVRGTPSTIQVTYLPSTGQRSKRPKHFLELKSFKDNYNTLESTL, from the exons ATGCGTTTTGCAATGAGATCCCGGCGGGGACCACACGCACCAATTGGTCACAATGCTCCTAAG GGTTTGAGGGAGGAGATTGACTCCAAACTGTCCACAGTCCAAGAGATCTGCTTCGAACCTCGTCTCCTATCAGAGGAAGACGATAGGCTAAAGCAGGGATTACAGATTA GTTGTTACAACTACCTGTACAGAATGAAAGCTCTGGATGCCATCCGTGACTCAG AAATTCCTCTGGAGGAGATAAGCCGAAGTCCCAGTGCATTTACAGGACGCAACTTCAGAAACTGGCTCCTAGAATTGCGCAACTCACACTCTCTGATAAAGAGCAGCCACAGTACACTGATTGACCGCCTGCTAGAGGGCTACGACAGTGCTCGCCATGGAACTGGG GTGTTCGGGGAGGCTGAGTTTCTTGAATACAAGCAGGCTCTGAGAGAACTAGCTGACGT GGTGAAGGCCTATTCCAGCACCACCAGTCTGGACCAGCAGCACCAGTCTGCAGCAAAGGACCTGACAGGATCTCCTGTTCGTGGTACTCCTTCCACCATCCAGGTCACCTACCTGCCCTCTACTGGCCAGCGCAGCAAAAGGCCCAAACACTTTTTGGAGCTCAAAAGTTTCAAGGACAACTACAACACACTGGAGAGTACACTGTGA